From a region of the Globicephala melas chromosome 19, mGloMel1.2, whole genome shotgun sequence genome:
- the CA7 gene encoding carbonic anhydrase 7 isoform X1 gives MTGHHGWGYGHNDGPSHWHKLYPIARGDRQSPINIVSRKAVYSPSLRTLDLSYESCTSLSIANNGHSVQVDFNDSDDRSVVTGGPLDGPYRLRQLHFHWGKKHSEGSEHTVDGKSFPSELHLVHWNAKKYSTFGEAASAPDGLAVVGVFLETGDEHPSMNRLTDALYMVRFKGTKAQFSCFNPKYLLPASRHYWTYPGSLTTPPLTESVTWIVLREPISISERQMEKFRSLLFTTEEDERIHMVNNFRPPQPLKGRVVKASFWA, from the exons ATGACCGGCCACCACGGCTGGGGCTACGGCCACAACGACG GCCCCTCACACTGGCACAAGCTGTATCCCATTGCCCGGGGAGACCGCCAGTCACCAATCAATATCGTATCCAGAAAGGCTGTGTACTCGCCCAGCCTGAGGACATTGGATCTTTCCTATGAGTCCTGCACGTCCCTCAGCATTGCCAACAATGGCCACTCTGTCCAAGTGGACTTCAATGACAGTGATGACCGAAGTG TGGTGACTGGGGGCCCCCTGGATGGGCCCTACCGGCTCAGGCAGCTCCATTTCCACTGGGGCAAGAAGCACAGTGAGGGCTCAGAGCACACGGTGGACGGCAAGTCATTCCCCAGCGAA CTGCACCTGGTTCATTGGAATGCCAAGAAGTACAGCACCTTTGGGGAGGCGGCCTCAGCACCCGATGGCCTGGCTGTGGTTGGTGTCTTCCTGGAG ACGGGGGACGAGCACCCCAGCATGAACCGTCTGACAGATGCACTCTACATGGTTCGGTTTAAG ggcACCAAGGCCCAGTTCAGCTGCTTCAACCCCAAGTACCTCCTGCCTGCCAGCCGGCACTACTGGACCTACCCTGGCTCCCTGACAACACCCCCACTGACCGAGAGTGTCACCTGGATTGTGCTCCGGGAGCCCATCAGCATCTCTGAGAGGCag ATGGAGAAATTCCGGAGCCTGCTTTTCACCACAGAGGAGGATGAGAGGATCCACATGGTGAACAACTTCCGGCCGCCACAGCCACTGAAGGGCCGTGTGGTCAAGGCCTCCTTCTGGGCCTGA
- the CA7 gene encoding carbonic anhydrase 7 isoform X2, with the protein MTGHHGWGYGHNDGPSHWHKLYPIARGDRQSPINIVSRKAVYSPSLRTLDLSYESCTSLSIANNGHSVQVDFNDSDDRSVVTGGPLDGPYRLRQLHFHWGKKHSEGSEHTVDGKSFPSELHLVHWNAKKYSTFGEAASAPDGLAVVGVFLEGTKAQFSCFNPKYLLPASRHYWTYPGSLTTPPLTESVTWIVLREPISISERQMEKFRSLLFTTEEDERIHMVNNFRPPQPLKGRVVKASFWA; encoded by the exons ATGACCGGCCACCACGGCTGGGGCTACGGCCACAACGACG GCCCCTCACACTGGCACAAGCTGTATCCCATTGCCCGGGGAGACCGCCAGTCACCAATCAATATCGTATCCAGAAAGGCTGTGTACTCGCCCAGCCTGAGGACATTGGATCTTTCCTATGAGTCCTGCACGTCCCTCAGCATTGCCAACAATGGCCACTCTGTCCAAGTGGACTTCAATGACAGTGATGACCGAAGTG TGGTGACTGGGGGCCCCCTGGATGGGCCCTACCGGCTCAGGCAGCTCCATTTCCACTGGGGCAAGAAGCACAGTGAGGGCTCAGAGCACACGGTGGACGGCAAGTCATTCCCCAGCGAA CTGCACCTGGTTCATTGGAATGCCAAGAAGTACAGCACCTTTGGGGAGGCGGCCTCAGCACCCGATGGCCTGGCTGTGGTTGGTGTCTTCCTGGAG ggcACCAAGGCCCAGTTCAGCTGCTTCAACCCCAAGTACCTCCTGCCTGCCAGCCGGCACTACTGGACCTACCCTGGCTCCCTGACAACACCCCCACTGACCGAGAGTGTCACCTGGATTGTGCTCCGGGAGCCCATCAGCATCTCTGAGAGGCag ATGGAGAAATTCCGGAGCCTGCTTTTCACCACAGAGGAGGATGAGAGGATCCACATGGTGAACAACTTCCGGCCGCCACAGCCACTGAAGGGCCGTGTGGTCAAGGCCTCCTTCTGGGCCTGA